One window from the genome of Oceanisphaera sp. IT1-181 encodes:
- a CDS encoding cation:dicarboxylate symporter family transporter — protein MGVSLVFAANIMGLDLAWTDFMAIVVIGTLLSTGTAGVPAAGLVTLSAVLSLFGLPLEIVALIAGVDAILNMGGTASNVTGDIIAAVIDEKETARST, from the coding sequence ATGGGCGTGTCTTTAGTGTTTGCCGCCAATATCATGGGGCTAGACCTAGCTTGGACCGATTTTATGGCCATAGTGGTGATCGGCACGCTGCTGTCTACCGGCACCGCTGGCGTACCCGCCGCCGGCTTGGTCACCTTATCTGCCGTATTGAGCCTGTTTGGTTTGCCGCTAGAAATAGTGGCCTTAATCGCAGGCGTAGATGCCATCCTCAACATGGGTGGCACAGCTTCTAACGTAACCGGCGACATCATAGCCGCCGTGATCGATGAAAAAGAAACCGCACGCAGCACTTAG
- a CDS encoding EAL domain-containing protein: MKFTNQLITTISLFMLTAVVIVLIGAGISFYQVGALYQQRQVDTVLRLVDEGWQPGAKPEVIDVWLPKILEVGGIIDFTVLRDDIPVYHYARVDAAATAGDVFTMEYVAPLKAEANLSARVVLRPPFYNIDHSFIDLAGILSAIGLVFVGSLLMLRWFRRQLRGLELLDLRGKYILQDQLNSLVHDTHLEWPHQASQALDKLLLDLNNASKERSRFDSFIRANVFVDKRIGIGNRVFFDNRLEAALNDSTDHGGALLLVEIQDLEQINYHFGYERGDEILTAAAIYMGHFVRGISGALQARYTGTTFALLLPNTVESEAQEAARQVMKLLRRLNWPDEITDPAIYIGGVCFQFGEPILQVCAEAELALRSAELQGGDGYFMYYKGVTEENMGKGTVRWRTLLSRVLAQEKIQLDRQGIYQAPDQAPIMYELLARIQDEQGRELSARQFFPMAEKCGLLQELDRNIISQALAHLPDTELGVILAVNLSATSLLHRKYYNWLIFELLQYPKSQLNKLVIDLSEAQVSRHFQALVKPLRALKALGCQLAVDHAGQDVVSTQYISDYHLDYLKLHPSLVHDINTKPLNQMAVSSLIGNCAGSNTKVIAMGVETKAEWQCLSQLGVYGGQGYFFAYPESATAKDRTVTQKPSATNKLSAKSKLTASR; encoded by the coding sequence ATGAAATTTACAAACCAGCTTATTACTACCATTAGCTTATTTATGTTGACGGCAGTGGTCATTGTGTTGATTGGCGCCGGCATCAGTTTTTATCAGGTGGGTGCTTTGTATCAGCAGCGCCAAGTCGACACTGTATTACGACTGGTTGACGAGGGCTGGCAGCCAGGCGCAAAGCCCGAAGTGATTGACGTCTGGCTGCCAAAAATACTGGAAGTGGGCGGTATTATCGACTTTACCGTGCTGCGTGATGATATCCCTGTCTATCATTATGCCCGCGTTGATGCGGCGGCCACGGCCGGTGATGTGTTTACCATGGAATATGTAGCGCCGCTGAAAGCGGAAGCTAATTTATCTGCGCGTGTGGTGCTGCGGCCGCCTTTTTATAATATCGATCATTCTTTTATCGATCTCGCGGGTATTTTAAGTGCCATAGGCTTGGTGTTTGTGGGCTCGTTATTGATGTTGCGCTGGTTTCGCCGCCAGCTTCGTGGCTTAGAATTATTAGATTTACGTGGCAAATACATACTGCAAGATCAATTGAATTCATTAGTGCATGACACGCATCTTGAGTGGCCTCATCAAGCCAGCCAAGCACTTGATAAATTATTACTGGATCTTAACAATGCCAGTAAAGAGCGCAGTCGATTTGACTCTTTTATTCGCGCAAATGTGTTTGTTGATAAAAGAATTGGCATTGGTAACCGGGTCTTTTTTGATAACCGGCTAGAAGCGGCGCTCAATGATTCGACTGACCATGGTGGCGCGCTCTTATTAGTGGAGATTCAAGATTTAGAACAAATTAATTATCATTTTGGCTATGAACGTGGCGATGAAATACTCACGGCTGCGGCTATTTATATGGGCCATTTTGTGCGCGGTATATCCGGCGCCTTACAAGCGCGTTATACGGGCACTACCTTTGCCTTGTTATTGCCCAATACCGTGGAAAGTGAGGCCCAAGAGGCGGCACGCCAAGTGATGAAATTATTACGTCGTCTCAACTGGCCAGATGAGATTACGGATCCGGCCATTTATATCGGTGGGGTCTGTTTTCAATTTGGAGAGCCGATTTTGCAAGTATGCGCAGAAGCTGAGCTGGCACTACGCAGTGCAGAGCTGCAGGGCGGCGACGGCTACTTTATGTATTACAAAGGCGTCACCGAAGAAAACATGGGCAAGGGCACGGTGCGTTGGCGTACTTTGCTAAGCCGAGTATTAGCCCAAGAAAAAATTCAGCTCGACCGCCAAGGTATTTATCAGGCGCCTGATCAAGCGCCTATTATGTATGAATTGCTGGCACGCATTCAGGATGAGCAAGGTCGTGAGTTATCGGCGAGACAGTTTTTTCCGATGGCGGAAAAATGTGGGCTGCTCCAAGAGTTGGACCGCAATATTATCTCTCAAGCGCTAGCGCACTTACCCGATACTGAGCTGGGTGTTATTTTGGCGGTTAACCTGTCGGCGACTAGCTTGTTACACCGCAAGTATTATAACTGGCTGATATTTGAATTACTGCAATATCCTAAGTCACAACTGAATAAGCTAGTGATTGATTTATCTGAAGCACAAGTGAGTCGCCATTTTCAAGCGCTGGTGAAACCGCTGCGCGCCCTAAAAGCATTAGGTTGCCAGTTGGCGGTGGATCATGCGGGCCAAGATGTAGTGAGTACCCAGTATATATCTGATTATCATTTGGATTATCTTAAACTGCATCCCAGCTTAGTACATGACATTAATACCAAACCCCTTAACCAAATGGCGGTCAGCAGCCTCATTGGTAATTGTGCGGGCAGTAACACTAAGGTGATCGCCATGGGCGTAGAAACCAAAGCCGAATGGCAGTGTTTATCCCAACTGGGCGTGTATGGGGGCCAAGGCTACTTTTTTGCCTATCCTGAGTCAGCCACTGCTAAAGATAGGACCGTTACTCAGAAGCCTTCAGCGACTAATAAGCTCTCAGCCAAGAGCAAGCTTACTGCGAGTAGATAA
- a CDS encoding PA2779 family protein — MKKLFKFLNPLLVLSLLMGTMPIMVQAQPSQLVSTQSALDAVQISNERARINDLLARNDVQEQLVNYGVEMSEVEARVAAMTDQEVLQMADQLDNMPAGANAVIGALLTVFIVLLVTDLLGLTNVFPFTR, encoded by the coding sequence ATGAAGAAGCTATTTAAATTCCTTAACCCTTTGCTGGTTTTGTCATTATTGATGGGCACCATGCCGATCATGGTACAGGCACAGCCTAGCCAGTTAGTCTCCACTCAGAGCGCACTGGATGCGGTACAGATTAGTAATGAGCGCGCGCGCATTAATGATTTATTGGCTCGCAACGACGTACAAGAGCAATTGGTAAATTACGGCGTAGAGATGAGCGAAGTTGAAGCCCGTGTTGCCGCCATGACGGATCAAGAAGTGCTGCAAATGGCAGATCAGTTAGACAACATGCCGGCCGGTGCTAACGCCGTTATCGGTGCCTTGCTCACTGTATTCATAGTGTTATTGGTTACAGACCTGCTGGGCTTAACCAACGTATTCCCCTTCACTCGTTAA
- a CDS encoding glutaminyl-peptide cyclotransferase codes for MRKQKKEPQHALNQAHQRYKQPSAIRQWLTAAGSKQWLLATVLCLSSVTVSANSSVEQLGIKILAELPHDPAAFTQGLLLYKGHFYESTGLYGHSSLRKVQPDTGEVVAKRKLDSGYFGEGLARVGQQLIQLTWRESQALVYDVEDLSLQQVFNYQGEGWGLCFDGEQLWMSDGSSVLQQRNPQDFSQHGQLSVTLHGEPLEQLNELACVGEYIYANIWQDHRLVRINKTTGHVEAEIDASALVAASGRGRDPEAVLNGIAYDAQTEVFYLTGKLWPKIFKVQWQEK; via the coding sequence ATGCGTAAACAGAAAAAGGAGCCGCAGCACGCACTTAATCAGGCTCATCAAAGATATAAGCAACCGAGCGCCATTCGTCAATGGCTGACGGCGGCGGGCAGCAAACAGTGGCTGCTCGCGACTGTGCTGTGCCTGAGCAGTGTCACGGTATCGGCGAATAGCTCGGTCGAGCAGTTAGGCATAAAGATACTTGCGGAGTTACCGCACGACCCTGCGGCGTTTACCCAAGGTCTTTTGCTATATAAGGGGCACTTTTATGAAAGTACTGGTTTATATGGCCACAGCAGCCTGCGTAAAGTGCAGCCGGACACTGGCGAGGTAGTGGCGAAACGTAAGCTGGACTCTGGGTATTTTGGCGAAGGACTGGCGCGCGTCGGCCAGCAGCTGATCCAGCTCACTTGGCGAGAAAGCCAAGCGCTGGTGTATGACGTAGAAGATTTGAGCCTACAACAGGTATTTAATTATCAAGGTGAGGGCTGGGGTCTGTGCTTTGATGGCGAGCAGTTGTGGATGAGTGATGGCTCAAGCGTTTTGCAGCAACGTAACCCTCAGGATTTTTCGCAGCATGGGCAGTTAAGCGTGACACTGCACGGCGAGCCTCTAGAGCAGCTTAACGAATTGGCCTGCGTAGGTGAGTATATTTATGCCAATATCTGGCAGGACCACAGACTAGTGCGCATCAACAAAACCACGGGGCATGTGGAGGCGGAAATAGACGCCAGTGCTTTGGTGGCGGCCAGTGGGCGCGGGCGAGACCCAGAAGCCGTGCTCAATGGTATTGCTTATGATGCGCAAACCGAAGTGTTTTACCTCACCGGCAAGCTGTGGCCGAAGATATTTAAAGTGCAATGGCAGGAGAAATAG
- a CDS encoding MFS transporter has product MSDEQGFSPRERRASFTLAGIFGMRMLGLFMIMPVFALYGKDLIGFSPLWVGIVIGVYGLTQAVLQIPAGWLSDRIGRKPVIYAGLTLFALGSVVAAMADSVYGVAIGRVLQGSGAIAGAILALAADITCEENRTKAMAIIGVCIGLSFAVAMVLGPVLASWFGLSGVFWATAILAVIGIIMVRFMLPDPVHKGQIRDVTAAPELFGRLLKDKQLLRLDFGIMLLHLTLTAVFVAFPLTLLDAGLAAEKHWWLYLPVLLLSFLLIVPVLIIGARRNLNKQFFQASILVMMLALILMALGNGHITLLALAMLLYFTAFNFMEASLPAFLSMLAPAGAKGTAMGIYSTSQFFGAFLGGVLGGLLFQTLGGTAVFLLVAVSMLVWFWLAMGMSNVSKVRSHILPIGVSIENTERREHLVAQLLALPGVLEALIIPEEGSAYLKVDGNTFELEQAKIVINL; this is encoded by the coding sequence ATGAGCGACGAGCAAGGTTTTAGCCCCCGCGAACGGCGGGCATCCTTTACCCTGGCGGGTATCTTTGGCATGCGCATGCTCGGTTTGTTTATGATAATGCCGGTGTTTGCCTTATACGGTAAAGACTTGATCGGCTTCTCACCTTTATGGGTTGGTATCGTAATCGGCGTATATGGCCTCACCCAAGCGGTGCTGCAAATTCCCGCCGGTTGGTTGTCGGATCGCATTGGTCGCAAACCGGTTATCTACGCGGGCTTAACCTTATTTGCGTTAGGCTCTGTGGTGGCGGCCATGGCAGATTCAGTCTATGGCGTGGCCATTGGCCGTGTGCTGCAAGGCTCAGGCGCCATTGCCGGTGCTATTTTGGCGCTGGCCGCCGACATTACTTGTGAAGAAAACCGCACCAAGGCGATGGCCATTATTGGTGTTTGCATCGGTTTATCGTTCGCCGTAGCCATGGTGTTGGGCCCAGTGTTGGCTTCTTGGTTTGGTTTGTCGGGCGTATTTTGGGCCACGGCTATCTTGGCGGTGATTGGCATTATTATGGTGCGCTTTATGCTGCCGGATCCGGTGCATAAGGGCCAAATTCGTGACGTAACCGCAGCACCAGAATTGTTTGGCCGACTGCTAAAAGACAAACAATTATTACGCCTCGACTTTGGCATTATGCTGCTGCACTTAACGCTTACCGCCGTGTTTGTGGCGTTTCCGCTGACCTTGCTCGATGCTGGACTGGCCGCCGAAAAGCATTGGTGGCTGTATCTGCCGGTCTTGTTGCTGTCGTTTTTACTGATAGTGCCGGTGCTGATTATTGGCGCCCGCCGCAATCTGAATAAGCAGTTTTTTCAAGCCTCTATCTTAGTGATGATGCTGGCGCTGATTTTAATGGCGCTCGGCAACGGTCATATCACGCTGCTAGCGCTGGCCATGTTGCTGTATTTTACCGCCTTTAACTTTATGGAAGCCTCTTTGCCTGCCTTTTTGTCGATGTTGGCACCGGCAGGCGCTAAAGGCACGGCCATGGGAATTTATTCAACCAGTCAATTTTTTGGTGCCTTCTTAGGTGGCGTGCTGGGCGGGCTTTTGTTCCAGACGCTGGGCGGCACGGCGGTGTTTTTGCTGGTCGCCGTTAGCATGCTGGTGTGGTTTTGGTTGGCGATGGGCATGAGTAATGTGAGCAAGGTTAGATCTCATATTCTGCCCATCGGTGTTAGTATAGAAAACACGGAACGTCGCGAGCATCTTGTGGCCCAGCTGTTAGCTTTGCCCGGCGTGCTTGAAGCCTTAATTATCCCAGAAGAGGGATCGGCTTACCTCAAGGTTGACGGTAATACCTTTGAATTAGAACAAGCAAAAATTGTAATTAATCTGTAA
- a CDS encoding PA2778 family cysteine peptidase → MTHFSLLKNVRLAGVFSLLALGSLLLLSGCAAQPQLSAAVKAQLPSQSFVTGVPFYSQRDYQCGPAALAMSLAASGQEVSVDTLIPQVFLPGREGSVQPEMLATVRRHQRISYALDGSFDALLTEVDAGHPVVVLQNLGLSFAPMWHYAVVIGYDQAPQQLLLHSGEQSRQVMSMSRFNATWARSQHWAMVALAPGQLPQSIKPLVAADSITAFEAVAGAHAALPAWQAVTTRWPDYALGWFALGNTLHADQDPEAAAAAFTQATQVDATLAAAWLNLGLTQQGLGDKQTARASLQKAAALPGKWQAQAKQALADSQR, encoded by the coding sequence ATGACTCACTTTAGCCTGTTAAAAAACGTCCGCCTGGCGGGCGTTTTTTCATTATTAGCCTTGGGCTCATTATTACTGCTCTCCGGCTGTGCCGCCCAACCACAATTATCGGCGGCGGTAAAAGCGCAATTGCCTAGTCAATCCTTTGTCACCGGTGTGCCTTTTTACAGCCAGCGCGACTATCAATGTGGTCCTGCGGCATTAGCCATGTCTCTAGCCGCCAGCGGTCAAGAGGTTAGCGTCGACACCTTGATCCCGCAGGTGTTTTTGCCCGGCCGTGAAGGCAGTGTGCAACCGGAAATGCTAGCCACGGTGCGCCGTCATCAGCGTATTAGTTATGCGCTCGATGGCAGCTTTGATGCGCTATTAACAGAAGTGGATGCGGGCCATCCGGTGGTGGTATTACAAAACCTAGGCCTATCTTTTGCGCCCATGTGGCACTACGCGGTGGTGATTGGTTACGACCAAGCCCCACAGCAATTACTGCTGCACAGCGGCGAACAGTCGCGGCAGGTAATGAGCATGAGTCGCTTCAACGCTACTTGGGCACGCAGCCAACACTGGGCTATGGTCGCCCTTGCTCCTGGCCAATTACCCCAGAGCATCAAGCCTCTGGTAGCCGCCGACAGCATCACCGCCTTTGAAGCCGTGGCCGGTGCCCATGCCGCCCTGCCTGCTTGGCAGGCAGTTACGACTCGCTGGCCAGACTACGCCTTGGGCTGGTTTGCACTGGGTAATACGCTGCATGCAGACCAAGATCCAGAAGCGGCCGCTGCAGCCTTTACACAGGCCACCCAAGTGGATGCCACTTTGGCCGCCGCATGGTTGAACCTTGGGCTAACGCAGCAAGGCTTAGGCGATAAGCAAACCGCCCGCGCCAGCTTACAAAAAGCCGCCGCTCTCCCCGGCAAGTGGCAAGCACAAGCCAAGCAGGCGCTAGCGGACAGCCAGCGGTAG
- the ssb gene encoding single-stranded DNA-binding protein, which translates to MANRGINKVILIGHLGQDPEIRYMPNGNAVANITLATSETWRDKQSGEQKERTEWHRVVFFGKLAEIVGEYLRKGSQVYVEGRLQTRKWQGQDGQDKYTTEIVVDIGGTMQMLGGRPQGGGGGQGGGGQQGGWGGQQGGQQQGGQQQQQGGGQSYGGQQDNQQQGGQGNWGGQQGNQQQSAPQGQPAYGQQQNKPAAPQNQPTPAPTYNEPPMDFDDDIPF; encoded by the coding sequence ATGGCCAATAGAGGCATCAATAAAGTTATCCTGATCGGCCATTTGGGTCAGGATCCTGAAATACGTTATATGCCGAATGGAAATGCGGTAGCCAACATTACCTTGGCCACCAGTGAAACCTGGCGTGACAAGCAGTCTGGCGAGCAGAAAGAAAGAACCGAGTGGCACCGCGTGGTTTTCTTTGGCAAGTTGGCAGAGATCGTCGGCGAATATCTGCGTAAAGGCTCACAAGTCTACGTAGAAGGCCGCTTACAGACTCGTAAATGGCAAGGCCAAGACGGCCAAGACAAATACACTACCGAAATCGTGGTCGATATTGGCGGCACCATGCAAATGCTCGGCGGTCGGCCCCAAGGCGGCGGTGGTGGTCAAGGTGGTGGCGGTCAGCAAGGCGGCTGGGGTGGTCAACAAGGTGGCCAGCAACAAGGCGGACAACAGCAGCAACAGGGCGGTGGTCAGTCTTACGGCGGCCAGCAAGACAACCAGCAACAAGGTGGTCAAGGCAACTGGGGTGGCCAGCAAGGCAATCAGCAGCAGTCTGCCCCGCAAGGTCAGCCCGCTTACGGCCAGCAGCAGAATAAACCTGCCGCCCCGCAAAACCAACCTACACCTGCGCCTACCTATAACGAACCCCCAATGGATTTCGACGACGATATACCCTTCTAG
- the uvrA gene encoding excinuclease ABC subunit UvrA, translating to MKKIEVRGARTHNLKNISLDLPRDKLIVITGLSGSGKSSLAFDTLYAEGQRRYVESLSAYARQFLSLMEKPDVDHIEGLSPAISIEQKSTSHNPRSTVGTITEIYDYLRLLFARVGEPRCPTHSLPLTAQTVSQMVDKVLEQPEGEKLMLLAPVVRDRKGEHIKLLEGLAAQGFIRARIDGEVCDLSDPPTLELQKKHTIEVVVDRFKVRDDLQLRLAESFETALELSGGIASVVAMDDDCNTELVFSANFACPQCGYSIAELEPRIFSFNNPAGACDSCDGLGVQQIVDPEKVISNPELSLSGGAIRGWDKRSYYYYQMLTSLAAHYHFDLEVPYQDLPQEIQQAVLYGSGRTSIDFKYMNDRGDVLVRKHPFEGILHNMERRYRETESNSVREELGKYQSNRACPTCSGARLKEGPRNVFVADHTLPQVANMAIGDAHAFFSNMELTGQKAQIADKIFKEICARLGFLVNVGLNYLTLSRSADTLSGGEAQRIRLASQIGAGLVGVMYVLDEPSIGLHQRDNERLLTTLVHLRDIGNTVIVVEHDEDAILAADYVLDIGPGAGVHGGYIVAQGTPAEVMANPDSLTGAYLSGTKCIAIPEQRTPTGEHWLTLKGATGNNLQNVDLTIPLGLMTCVTGVSGSGKSTLINNTLFPIAHRELNKATISQPAPYRTIEGMDKLDKVVDIDQSPIGRTPRSNPATYTGIFTPIRELFAATQESRSRGYKPGRFSFNVKGGRCEACQGDGLIKVEMHFLPDVYVPCDVCKRKRYNRETLEIKYKGLSIHEVLDMTVEEACEFFAPVPAIHRKLQTLMDVGLSYIRLGQSATTLSGGEAQRVKLAKELSKRDTGQTLYILDEPTTGLHFQDIQLLLTVLHRLRDHGNTVVIIEHNLDVVKTADWIIDMGPEGGSGGGQILVAGTPEQVATHPESHTARFLRPMLEKQRKG from the coding sequence ATGAAGAAAATCGAAGTACGCGGGGCCCGCACCCATAACCTGAAAAATATCAGTCTGGATTTACCCCGAGATAAACTGATAGTGATCACTGGCTTATCGGGTTCAGGCAAGTCTTCCCTCGCCTTCGATACTCTCTATGCAGAAGGCCAGCGCCGCTATGTAGAGTCGTTGTCGGCCTATGCGCGTCAGTTTCTTTCCTTAATGGAAAAGCCCGATGTGGATCATATCGAAGGCCTATCGCCGGCGATTTCCATCGAGCAAAAGTCCACTTCTCATAACCCGCGATCCACAGTGGGCACCATTACCGAAATTTACGATTACCTGCGCCTGCTGTTTGCTCGCGTGGGTGAACCGCGTTGCCCCACGCATTCGCTGCCGCTGACCGCACAAACTGTGAGCCAAATGGTTGATAAAGTGCTGGAGCAGCCAGAAGGCGAAAAGCTGATGCTGCTGGCACCCGTAGTGCGGGATCGTAAAGGTGAGCACATTAAGCTGTTAGAAGGCTTAGCCGCTCAGGGCTTTATTCGCGCACGGATTGACGGTGAAGTCTGTGATCTTTCGGATCCGCCCACACTGGAGCTGCAAAAAAAGCACACCATAGAAGTGGTGGTGGATCGTTTTAAAGTGCGTGACGATCTGCAACTGCGCTTGGCCGAATCTTTTGAAACCGCACTTGAACTCTCCGGCGGCATCGCCTCGGTAGTGGCCATGGATGACGACTGCAATACCGAGCTGGTGTTTTCTGCGAACTTTGCTTGTCCGCAATGTGGCTATTCCATTGCTGAGCTGGAGCCGCGCATCTTTTCCTTTAATAACCCAGCCGGTGCCTGTGATAGCTGTGATGGCTTAGGCGTGCAGCAAATTGTTGACCCAGAAAAGGTGATCAGTAATCCAGAGTTGAGTTTATCAGGCGGTGCCATTAGAGGCTGGGATAAGCGCAGCTATTACTACTATCAAATGCTGACCTCCTTGGCCGCGCATTATCACTTCGACTTAGAAGTGCCCTATCAAGACTTGCCGCAAGAGATCCAACAAGCGGTGCTCTATGGATCGGGGCGCACCAGTATCGACTTCAAATACATGAACGACCGCGGCGATGTACTGGTACGCAAACACCCCTTTGAGGGCATATTGCACAATATGGAGCGTCGTTATCGAGAAACCGAGTCTAACTCGGTACGTGAAGAACTGGGTAAATACCAAAGTAACCGCGCTTGCCCCACTTGCAGCGGTGCCCGTTTAAAAGAAGGCCCACGCAACGTGTTTGTGGCGGATCATACTTTGCCGCAAGTGGCGAACATGGCCATCGGTGATGCCCACGCTTTCTTTAGTAATATGGAGCTCACCGGCCAAAAGGCGCAAATTGCCGATAAGATTTTCAAGGAAATTTGCGCCCGCCTCGGCTTCTTGGTCAACGTCGGTCTTAATTATCTGACCTTATCGCGCAGTGCCGATACCTTATCGGGCGGTGAAGCCCAGCGTATTCGCTTGGCCAGCCAAATTGGTGCCGGGCTAGTGGGCGTGATGTATGTATTAGACGAGCCCAGCATTGGCCTGCATCAGCGGGATAATGAACGCTTACTCACCACCTTGGTGCACCTGCGCGACATTGGCAATACGGTCATAGTGGTGGAGCATGATGAAGACGCCATTCTCGCCGCCGACTATGTATTAGACATAGGGCCCGGTGCCGGTGTGCACGGCGGTTATATAGTGGCGCAGGGCACGCCTGCCGAGGTGATGGCCAACCCCGACTCCTTAACCGGCGCTTATTTATCGGGCACCAAGTGCATTGCCATCCCTGAGCAGCGCACGCCGACAGGTGAGCACTGGCTAACCTTGAAAGGTGCGACCGGCAACAACTTACAAAACGTCGATTTAACCATACCGCTGGGCTTAATGACCTGCGTCACCGGCGTGTCCGGCTCCGGTAAATCCACGCTGATCAATAACACCTTATTCCCCATCGCCCATCGTGAGCTGAACAAAGCCACTATCAGCCAGCCGGCGCCGTATCGCACCATAGAAGGCATGGACAAGTTAGATAAGGTGGTGGATATCGACCAAAGCCCGATTGGCCGCACGCCACGCTCTAACCCCGCCACGTACACGGGTATTTTTACGCCCATTCGTGAACTGTTTGCTGCCACTCAAGAGTCTCGCTCTCGCGGTTATAAGCCGGGTCGGTTCTCGTTTAACGTGAAAGGCGGCCGCTGTGAGGCCTGCCAAGGCGATGGCTTGATCAAGGTGGAAATGCACTTCTTGCCGGACGTCTATGTGCCTTGTGATGTGTGTAAGCGCAAGCGTTATAACCGTGAAACGCTGGAGATTAAGTACAAAGGCTTAAGCATTCACGAAGTGCTGGATATGACAGTGGAAGAAGCCTGTGAGTTTTTTGCACCTGTGCCTGCCATACATCGCAAGCTGCAAACGCTGATGGACGTAGGCTTGTCTTATATTCGCCTCGGCCAATCCGCCACTACCTTATCCGGCGGTGAAGCCCAGCGGGTGAAGCTCGCCAAAGAGCTATCAAAACGCGATACCGGCCAAACCCTGTATATCTTAGATGAGCCAACTACTGGCCTGCATTTTCAAGATATTCAGCTGCTGCTCACGGTACTACATCGCCTGCGGGATCACGGCAATACGGTGGTAATTATCGAGCACAACTTGGATGTGGTGAAAACTGCCGACTGGATCATCGACATGGGCCCCGAAGGCGGCAGCGGCGGCGGCCAGATACTGGTGGCCGGCACTCCAGAGCAAGTGGCCACTCACCCGGAGTCCCACACCGCTCGCTTCTTACGGCCTATGCTGGAGAAACAACGCAAAGGCTAA